The Megalops cyprinoides isolate fMegCyp1 chromosome 10, fMegCyp1.pri, whole genome shotgun sequence genome window below encodes:
- the aldh5a1 gene encoding succinate-semialdehyde dehydrogenase, mitochondrial isoform X1, whose translation MGSFCLLRSRCFLRQASPGLSAVLRRQYSLSISADLVRTQGFIGGRWVSAPSSFPVLDPATGKEIASVSDCGPQEARDAVNAAYKAFYSWKQQTAKERSILLRKWFDLLTQHKEDLAKLITAECGKPMKESLGEIAYSASFLEWFSEEARRVYGDIVPPAAKDRKILLLKQPVGVASIITPWNFPSAMITRKVGAALAAGCTVVVKPAEDTPLSALALAVLADQAGIPAGVFNVVPCSRERTPAVGEVLCTDPLVGKVSFTGSTATGKILLKHAAGTVKRVSMELGGHAPFIVFDSADVDKAVQGAMASKFRNSGQTCVCSNRFLIQSGIHDQFVEKLGKAMDAELRLGHGSEPTTTQGPLINVRAAEKVEHQIADAVSQGATVLRGGKRLEGSFMEPTLLANITTDMLCTKEETFGPLVPVLKFNTEEEALMIANASRVGLAGYFYSRDISQIWRVAEQLEVGMVGVNEGLLSTPEASFGGVKQSGLGREGSKYGIEEYLDVKYMCLGGLTP comes from the exons ATGGGCAGTTTCTGTCTCTTACGGAGTCGCTGTTTCCTCCGCCAGGCTTCGCCCGGCCTGTCTGCGGTGCTGCGCCGGCAGTACAGCCTGAGCATTTCTGCAGACTTGGTACGGACTCAGGGCTTCATCGGCGGCCGCTGGGTGTCAGCTCCTTCCTCCTTCCCCGTGTTGGATCCTGCGACTGGCAAGGAAATCGCGAGTGTGTCGGACTGCGGTCCGCAAGAAGCCCGAGACGCGGTAAACGCAGCGTATAAGGCTTTCTACTCGTGGAAACAGCAGACAGCCAAG GAAAGAAGCATTCTTCTGCGGAAATGGTTCGATTTACTGACACAACACAAGGAGGACCTTGCCAAGCTGATTActgctgagtgt GGGAAGCCAATGAAGGAGTCCCTAGGGGAGATCGCGTACTCCGCCTCCTTTCTGGAGTGGTTCTCTGAGGAGGCGCGCCGCGTCTACGGAGACATCGTGCCTCCAGCTGCCAAGGACCGCAAGATCCTACTGCTCAAGCAGCCTGTGGGCGTGGCCTCCATCATCACCCCG TGGAACTTCCCCAGCGCCATGATCACCCGGAAAGTGGGCGCAGCCCTGGCAGCCGGCTGTACGGTTGTGGTGAAGCCGGCCGAGGAcactcccctctctgcccttgCGCTAGCCGTG CTGGCTGACCAGGCTGGGATCCCTGCAGGCGTGTTTAACGTGGtgccctgctccagagagcgCACCCCTGCTGTCGGGGAGGTCCTGTGCACCGACCCCCTGGTGGGAAAGGTCTCTTTCACCGGCTCCACGGCCACCGGAAAG atcCTCTTAAAGCATGCTGCGGGCACGGTCAAGAGAGTGTCCATGGAGCTCGGGGGACACGCGCCCTTCATCGTCTTCGACAGCGCCGACGTGGACAAAGCCGTGCAGGGAGCCATGGCCTCCAAGTTCAGGAACTCCGGCCAG ACCTGCGTGTGCTCCAACCGCTTCCTGATTCAGAGCGGGATCCACGACCAGTTTGTGGAGAAGCTGGGGAAGGCCATGGACGCAGAGCTGCGTCTGGGACACGGGTCCGAGCCCACCACCACGCAGGGACCCCTCATCAACGTCCGCGCCGCCGAAAAG GTGGAGCACCAGATCGCCGACGCAGTTTCCCAGGGGGCCACGGTGCTCAGGGGGGGGAAGCGTCTGGAGGGGTCCTTCATGGAGCCCACCCTGCTGGCCAACATCACCACCGACATGCTGTGCACCAAGGAGGAGACCTTCGGCCCCCTGGTCCCTGTGCTCAA GTTTaacacagaggaggaggcgCTAATGATTGCCAACGCATCCCGTGTGGGTTTGGCAG GATATTTCTACTCTCGCGACATCAGTCAAATCTGGCGGGTGGCAGAGCAGCTGGAGGTTGGCATGGTCGGGGTCAACGAGGGCCTGCTTTCCACACCGGAGGCCTCCTTTGGGGGGGTCAAGCAGTCTGGCCTGGGCAGGGAGGGATCCAAGTACGGCATCGAGGAGTACCTGGACGTCAAGTACATGTGTTTAGGAGGGCTGACCCCctga
- the kiaa0319 gene encoding dyslexia-associated protein KIAA0319, whose product MRTAPALLLCLILQSTKGVVAEQCWQGPTFSETLVAPNLKSSSILRVPEVSSLARCAEACCDLLGCDLAWFFERRCYILSCQRKENCQPKQRPGTDSYVAFLQRGPPQTLVLQSLVRGQPYPGRWRPLPKPKGTDALKDLGLFDGVQGFDDPALTPFDYPEAYRSTEDAGEVGVGGGGGIRGSFKAEQKESSGYLDWPAVPGREAFNLSEAGGGREEQESLQDLTKSGLLLRGPSPGSLDSVGVPTTDSGPALRSSASVPESPSDSDLSQNASASTVEATPLFQNISADTTSQSQTRTSPPTESTPSVSSTPTPTPALQPVKTLLVSVGDPVEVTQPQSSVELEASVIPKPQTDASYSYEWSLISSPTDHQGEMEGKHSKSVRLSGLSTGLYAVKVSVTGDSAYGEGFVNVTVNAAPHVNHPPTAVALPESQDVTLPAGSACIDGSKSTDDDGIVGYRWEEVAGPPRELTALADTAILRLSELEAGNYTFRLTVIDSGGLTDSALAMVRVTEPVDLPPVANAGPNQTVTLPLDHITLSSGESSDDHGITSYLWTLCPSSRNQEVTMQGVRTPLLQLSSLQEGEYTFQLTVTDTVGQRSSTTVTVVVQPEKNDAPVAVVGPDRQLTLPVNSTRLDGSGSTDDHGIVTFHWDIVSGPPGLKVEDADKAVAMATGFRAGSYVFRLTVTDQQGAADSASFTIIVREARNLSLVAHASGSHTLILPNNSLVLRGSVSSADPSNVSYLWVRDGQSPAAGDVLYGSEQQAALHLANLVEGTYLFQLHVTDGRGRSSSATATVEVRPDPYRRDEVELELQVAMSQVSQQQKDTVVRQLAALLHVLDSDIAVRGLRAETDESTVLRFCVRGRDGPMPGPQLARLLRNLLLREKTDFLLFRVLRADTTMCLLQCSNRGHCDPSTKLCVCDPFWMENPIRRFLDDGESNCEWSVLYVILSSFVGIVLTMSLIWTCVCCCKRRRRTKVRKKTKYTILDNMDEQERMELRPKYNLKHRSTEHNSSLMMSESEFDSEQDTIFTRERQDKGKGRSNGAAKNGDAFSYHPVDG is encoded by the exons ATGAGAACTGCCCCTGCCCTTCTTCTCTGTCTTATTCTGCAAAGCACAAAAG GCGTGGTGGCGGAGCAGTGCTGGCAGGGACCGACGTTCTCCGAGACCCTCGTTGCCCCGAACCTGAAGAGCAGCAGCATCCTGCGGGTGCCGGAGGTGTCGTCCCTGGCGCGCTGTGCCGAGGCCTGCTGTGACCTGCTGGGCTGCGACCTGGCCTGGTTCTTCGAGCGCCGCTGCTACATCCTCAGCTGCCAGCGCAAGGAGAACTGCCAGCCCAAGCAGCGGCCCGGAACGGACTCGTACGTGGCCTTCCTGCAGCGCGGCCCCCCCCAGACACTCGTCCTGCAGTCGCTGGTGCGGGGGCAGCCCTACCCGGGCCGGTGGCGCCCCCTGCCGAAGCCCAAGGGGACGGACGCCCTCAAGGACCTGGGATTGTTTGACGGGGTCCAGGGTTTCGACGACCCCGCCCTGACGCCGTTCGACTACCCCGAGGCCTACAGGAGCACAGAGGATGCGGGCGAGGTcggagttgggggtgggggcgggatTAGGGGCAGCTTTAAGGCGGAGCAGAAGGAAAGCTCAGGGTACTTGGACTGGCCGGCGGTACCAGGGAGAGAGGCCTTCAACCTCTCAGAGGCTGGGGGTGGCCGGGAGGAGCAGGAGTCCCTGCAAGACCTGACCAAGAGCGGACTGCTCCTGCGTGGCCCCTCCCCCGGCAGCCTGGATTCCGTTGGGGTACCTACCACTGACTCTGGCCCCGCCCTTAGATCCTCAGCCTCTGTACCAGAGAGCCCCAGT GACAGTGACCTTTCGCAGAATGCATCTGCCAGCACTGTGGAGGCCACACCCCTGTTCCAGAACATCAGTGCAGACACAACCTCCCAAAGCCAAACAAGGACTTCCCCTCCCACAGAGTCTACACCTTCTGTCTCCAGCACTCCAACCCCAACCCCTGCCCTACAACCAG TGAAAACCCTGTTGGTGTCTGTGGGAGACCCTGTGGAGGTGACACAGCCCCAGAGCTCTGTGGAACTGGAAGCTTCTGTGATCCCCAAGCCCCAGACTG ATGCCTCCTACAGTTATGAGTGGAGCTTGATCAGCTCCCCGACTGACCAccagggggagatggagggcaAGCACAGCAAATCTGTCAGACTATCTGGG CTGTCCACAGGCCTGTATGCTGTGAAAGTCAGCGTGACCGGGGACAGCGCTTACGGAGAGGGCTTTGTAAATGTGACTGTCAATGCCG CACCACACGTGAACCACCCGCCTACGGCCGTCGCCCTCCCCGAGAGCCAGGACGTCACTCTCCCTGCCGGCTCCGCCTGCATCGATGGCAGCA AGAGCACTGACGATGACGGGATAGTGGGCTACCGCTGGGAGGAGGTAGCTGGCCCACCGCGGGAACTCACAGCCTTGGCAGACACTGCCATCCTCCGCTTGTCAGAGCTGGAAGCTGGCAACTACACCTTCAG ACTGACAGTGATTGATTCTGGTGGGTTGACTGACTCTGCCCTGGCCATGGTGAGGGTGACCGAGCCGGTGGACCTTCCCCCGGTGGCCAATGCTGGCCCGAACCAGACCGTCACCCTGCCCCTCGACCACATCACCCTGAGCAGCGGAGAGAGCAGCGATGACCACGGCATCACAAGCTACTTATGGACCCTGTGTCCCAGCAGCAGGAACCAGGAAGTGACCATGCAG GGTGTGAGGACTCCCCTCCTCCAGCTGTCCTCTCTGCAGGAGGGAGAGTACACCTTCCAGCTGACTGTCACTGATACGGTGGGCCAGAGGTCCTCCACCACGGTCACGGTTGTTGTGCAGCCTG AGAAGAATGACGCCCCCGTGGCGGTGGTAGGGCCGGACAGACAGCTGACGCTCCCAGTGAACAGCACCAGGCTAGACGGCAGTGGCAGCACCGATGACCACGGCATTGTCACCTTCCACTGGGACATCGTCAG TGGTCCTCCTGGGCTGAAGGTGGAGGATGCTGACAAGGCGGTGGCCATGGCAACAGGCTTCAGGGCGGGTAGCTACGTCTTCAGACTGACGGTGAccgaccagcagggggcagcagacaGTGCTTCCTTCACTATCATTGTTAGGGAAG CCAGGAACCTCTCCCTTGTCGCCCACGCCAGCGGCAGCCACACTCTGATACTGCCCAACAACTCCCTGGTGCTCAGGGGCTCCGTGTCCAGCGCCGACCCATCCAACGTGTCCTACCTGTGGGTCAGAGACGGTCAGAGCCCCGCCGCCGGG GACGTCCTGTACGGGTCGGAGCAGCAGGCCGCGCTGCACCTGGCCAACCTGGTGGAGGGCACCTATTTGTTCCAGCTGCACGTGACGGACGGCCGGGGACGCTCCAGCTCGGCCACCGCCACCGTGGAAGTGCGTCCTG ACCCCTACAGGAGGGAcgaggtggagctggagctgcaggtggCCATGTCCCAGGTGAGCCAGCAGCAGAAGGACACAGTGGTCAGGCAGCTGGCCGCGCTGCTCCACGTGCTGGACTCCGACATCGCCGTGCGGGGGCTGCGCGCGGAGACGGACGAAAG CACAGTGTTGCGGTTCTGTGTCCGGGGGCGGGATGGGCCGATGCCGGGCCCTCAGCTGGCTCGCCTGCTGAGGAATCTGCTGCTGAGGGAGAAGACGGACTTTCTGCTCTTCAGGGTCCTCAGGGCGGACACCACCA tgtGCCTGCTCCAATGTTCGAACCGCGGCCACTGTGATCCTTCCACCAAGCTCTGCGTCTGTGACCCCTTCTGGATGGAAAACCCCATCCGCCGCTTCCTGGATGATGGAGAGAGCAACTGCG AGTGGAGCGTGCTCTATGTCATCCTGTCGTCCTTCGTGGGGATCGTCCTCACCATGTCACTCATCTGGACCTGCGTGTGCTGTTGTAAGAG GCGAAGACGGACAAAAGTGAGGAAGAAAACCAAGTACACCATTCTGGACAACATGGATGAGCAGGAGAGGATGGAGCTGAGGCCCAAATACA ACCTCAAGCACAGGAGCACGGAGCACAACTCGAGCCTGATGATGTCGGAGTCGGAGTTCGACAGCGAGCAGGACACCATCTTCACCCGGGAGAGGCAGGACAAGGGCAAGGGCCGCTCCAACGGCGCCGCCAAAAATGGGGACGCCTTCAGCTACCACCCCGTGGATGGGTAG
- the aldh5a1 gene encoding succinate-semialdehyde dehydrogenase, mitochondrial isoform X2 yields MMENKDPASPGLSAVLRRQYSLSISADLVRTQGFIGGRWVSAPSSFPVLDPATGKEIASVSDCGPQEARDAVNAAYKAFYSWKQQTAKERSILLRKWFDLLTQHKEDLAKLITAECGKPMKESLGEIAYSASFLEWFSEEARRVYGDIVPPAAKDRKILLLKQPVGVASIITPWNFPSAMITRKVGAALAAGCTVVVKPAEDTPLSALALAVLADQAGIPAGVFNVVPCSRERTPAVGEVLCTDPLVGKVSFTGSTATGKILLKHAAGTVKRVSMELGGHAPFIVFDSADVDKAVQGAMASKFRNSGQTCVCSNRFLIQSGIHDQFVEKLGKAMDAELRLGHGSEPTTTQGPLINVRAAEKVEHQIADAVSQGATVLRGGKRLEGSFMEPTLLANITTDMLCTKEETFGPLVPVLKFNTEEEALMIANASRVGLAGYFYSRDISQIWRVAEQLEVGMVGVNEGLLSTPEASFGGVKQSGLGREGSKYGIEEYLDVKYMCLGGLTP; encoded by the exons ATGATGGAGAACAAAGATCCA GCTTCGCCCGGCCTGTCTGCGGTGCTGCGCCGGCAGTACAGCCTGAGCATTTCTGCAGACTTGGTACGGACTCAGGGCTTCATCGGCGGCCGCTGGGTGTCAGCTCCTTCCTCCTTCCCCGTGTTGGATCCTGCGACTGGCAAGGAAATCGCGAGTGTGTCGGACTGCGGTCCGCAAGAAGCCCGAGACGCGGTAAACGCAGCGTATAAGGCTTTCTACTCGTGGAAACAGCAGACAGCCAAG GAAAGAAGCATTCTTCTGCGGAAATGGTTCGATTTACTGACACAACACAAGGAGGACCTTGCCAAGCTGATTActgctgagtgt GGGAAGCCAATGAAGGAGTCCCTAGGGGAGATCGCGTACTCCGCCTCCTTTCTGGAGTGGTTCTCTGAGGAGGCGCGCCGCGTCTACGGAGACATCGTGCCTCCAGCTGCCAAGGACCGCAAGATCCTACTGCTCAAGCAGCCTGTGGGCGTGGCCTCCATCATCACCCCG TGGAACTTCCCCAGCGCCATGATCACCCGGAAAGTGGGCGCAGCCCTGGCAGCCGGCTGTACGGTTGTGGTGAAGCCGGCCGAGGAcactcccctctctgcccttgCGCTAGCCGTG CTGGCTGACCAGGCTGGGATCCCTGCAGGCGTGTTTAACGTGGtgccctgctccagagagcgCACCCCTGCTGTCGGGGAGGTCCTGTGCACCGACCCCCTGGTGGGAAAGGTCTCTTTCACCGGCTCCACGGCCACCGGAAAG atcCTCTTAAAGCATGCTGCGGGCACGGTCAAGAGAGTGTCCATGGAGCTCGGGGGACACGCGCCCTTCATCGTCTTCGACAGCGCCGACGTGGACAAAGCCGTGCAGGGAGCCATGGCCTCCAAGTTCAGGAACTCCGGCCAG ACCTGCGTGTGCTCCAACCGCTTCCTGATTCAGAGCGGGATCCACGACCAGTTTGTGGAGAAGCTGGGGAAGGCCATGGACGCAGAGCTGCGTCTGGGACACGGGTCCGAGCCCACCACCACGCAGGGACCCCTCATCAACGTCCGCGCCGCCGAAAAG GTGGAGCACCAGATCGCCGACGCAGTTTCCCAGGGGGCCACGGTGCTCAGGGGGGGGAAGCGTCTGGAGGGGTCCTTCATGGAGCCCACCCTGCTGGCCAACATCACCACCGACATGCTGTGCACCAAGGAGGAGACCTTCGGCCCCCTGGTCCCTGTGCTCAA GTTTaacacagaggaggaggcgCTAATGATTGCCAACGCATCCCGTGTGGGTTTGGCAG GATATTTCTACTCTCGCGACATCAGTCAAATCTGGCGGGTGGCAGAGCAGCTGGAGGTTGGCATGGTCGGGGTCAACGAGGGCCTGCTTTCCACACCGGAGGCCTCCTTTGGGGGGGTCAAGCAGTCTGGCCTGGGCAGGGAGGGATCCAAGTACGGCATCGAGGAGTACCTGGACGTCAAGTACATGTGTTTAGGAGGGCTGACCCCctga